One window of Amaranthus tricolor cultivar Red isolate AtriRed21 chromosome 13, ASM2621246v1, whole genome shotgun sequence genomic DNA carries:
- the LOC130798131 gene encoding glutamate receptor 3.3-like: MKVNWLHVLITSFLFVLLDGADNNVSRPSIINIGALFSFNSTIGKVANIAIQKAIDDVNSNSSIVHGSTLNLTMRDFDCSGFSGFIQAMQLMETQVVAIIGPQSSTVSHMVSLLASELQIPLLSFSATDPTLTPSSSPFFVRTIFSDQYQMTAISEIVDFYGWREVVVVYINDDYGRNGIAAFNDALADKRGKISYKAAIPPDTSVTRSDIMDIFAKIAMLESRVIILHVNPQSGRLIFDVASYLGMTGSGYAWICTDWLASLIDSSSPLPSGIMNSMQGFLVLRPHTPDSSRKRDFVSRWKKEARNSLGLSAYALYAYDSVWMLAHAIDAFLNNGGNISFSSDSKLRELNSTELHLQQMRVFDGGRALLSNILHSDLIGLTGPLKFESDRSLAHPAYDIINVVGTGYRQIGYWSNYSGLSTASPETLYSKPSDRSSANQHLYPVFWPDGSTIVPRGWIFPNTGVQLKIGVPVRHSFKEFVSRVPGRNDMFKGFCVDVFQAAVNLLQYPVPYEFVAFGDGHKNPNYTDLVNGISTGIFDAVVGDVTITTSRTKIVDFTQPFVSSGLVVVVPFKKLNSGAWAFLRPFSPLMWAVIVLSFITVGAVVWILEHRVNDEFRGSRTRQFITILWFSFSTLTFSHKENTLSCLGRMVVIIWLFVVLILTSSYTASLTSILTVQQLSSPIKGIDSLIVGETRIGYQVGSFAEKYLSTELNISQSRLVELKTPEEYADALRSGRIHALVDELPYVELFLASHCDFRIVGPEFTRNGWGFAFPRDSPLAPDMSTAILKLSENGDLQRIHDKWLTMSSCSQDNTEIESSQLHLGSFLGLFLISGVACIIALCLYFTRICYRCHMTFRTETTSNIDGSTSSLKRIRTLITLIDEKKDPSKKRKKTREIGDSSFDDDRDEECGTSGKRKQYQVSGDENTD, encoded by the exons ATGAAAGTAAACTGGCTTCATGTTCTAATCACCAGTTTCTTGTTTGTACTTTTGGATGGAGCTGATAATAATGTGTCGAGACCTTCAATCATCAATATCGGAGCGCTTTTCAGCTTCAACTCTACCATTGGGAAAGTTGCTAACATTGCAATTCAGAAAGCTATTGATGATGTCAACTCTAATTCCAGCATAGTACATGGGTCAACGCTGAATTTAACTATGAGGGACTTTGATTGCAGTGGATTTTCGGGCTTTATACAAG CAATGCAACTCATGGAGACACAAGTTGTGGCAATCATAGGTCCTCAGTCTTCTACTGTTTCTCATATGGTTTCTTTGTTAGCAAGTGAACTCCAAATTCCTCTACTATCATTTTCGGCAACAGACCCCACTCTTACACCTTCCAGCTCGCCTTTTTTTGTTAGAACCATATTTAGTGATCAGTATCAGATGACAGCAATCTCTgaaattgttgatttttatgGATGGAGAGAGGTGGTTGTTGTTTACATTAATGATGATTATGGAAGGAATGGTATTGCTGCTTTCAATGATGCTCTTGCTGACAAGCGAGGCAAAATCTCATATAAAGCTGCAATTCCACCGGACACAAGTGTTACTCGGAGTGATATAATGGATATATTCGCTAAGATTGCGATGTTGGAGTCTCGGGTTATTATTCTGCACGTAAATCCTCAGTCAGGCCGTTTAATTTTCGATGTGGCTAGTTATCTGGGGATGACAGGTAGTGGGTATGCTTGGATATGCACGGACTGGCTGGCGTCTCTTATTGATTCAAGTTCTCCCCTTCCTTCGGGAATAATGAATTCAATGCAAGGATTTCTTGTCCTGCGTCCTCATACACCAGATTCTAGTAGGAAAAGAGATTTTGTGTCGAGGTGGAAAAAAGAAGCTCGTAATTCTCTTGGATTGAGTGCTTATGCACTGTATGCTTATGATTCTGTATGGATGCTTGCTCATGCAATTGATGCATTTCTAAATAATGGTGGAAACATATCTTTTTCTAGTGATTCTAAGTTACGGGAGTTAAATAGCACTGAACTACACCTTCAACAAATGCGCGTATTTGATGGAGGACGAGCATTGTTGAGTAATATACTGCACAGTGATTTGATCGGCTTGACAGGTCCGCTGAAGTTTGAATCGGATAGGTCCCTGGCTCACCCTGCATATGATATAATTAATGTGGTTGGAACTGGCTATCGACAAATTGGCTACTGGTCTAATTATTCTGGTTTATCAACAGCTTCACCAGAGACTCTTTATAGCAAACCTTCTGACCGTTCAAGTGCAAATCAACACCTATACCCAGTTTTTTGGCCCGATGGGTCTACAATAGTACCTCGTGGGTGGATCTTCCCGAATACTGGTGTGCAGTTGAAAATAGGGGTTCCTGTACGGCATAGTTTCAAGGAGTTTGTTTCTCGAGTGCCGGGAAGAAATGATATGTTTAAGGGGTTTTGTGTCGACGTGTTTCAAGCTGCTGTCAACTTGCTGCAATACCCTGTTCCGTATGAGTTTGTTGCCTTTGGGGACGGTCACAAAAACCCAAACTACACAGACCTCGTCAATGGGATATCTACTGGT ATCTTTGATGCTGTAGTCGGAGATGTCACTATTACCACTAGCAGGACCAAAATTGTTGATTTTACACAACCATTTGTTTCATCTGGTCTTGTAGTGGTGGTACCATTCAAAAAGTTGAATTCTGGAGCGTGGGCTTTTCTCCGACCATTCTCACCACTAATGTGGGCTGTCATTGTTCTGTCGTTCATCACTGTTGGTGCGGTCGTGTGGATATTAGAGCATAGAGTAAATGATGAGTTCAGAGGCTCCCGCACAAGGCAGTTTATAACCATTCTATG GTTCAGTTTCTCAACGTTGACGTTTTCACATA AGGAGAACACTCTTAGCTGCCTTGGTCGAATGGTAGTAATCATATGGCTGTTTGTGGTTCTGATTCTCACGTCAAGTTATACTGCAAGCTTGACTTCCATTCTTACGGTGCAACAATTGTCGTCGCCTATCAAGGGGATCGACTCATTGATTGTGGGTGAAACACGGATAGGATACCAGGTTGGGTCCTTCGCTGAAAAGTACTTGTCAACAGAATTGAATATATCTCAATCTAGACTTGTTGAACTTAAAACACCCGAAGAATATGCTGATGCTCTACGATCTGGTCGTATTCACGCTTTGGTTGATGAACTTCCATACGTTGAGCTCTTCCTAGCAAGCCATTGTGATTTTAGAATTGTAGGTCCAGAGTTCACGAGAAATGGCTGGGGCTTT GCATTTCCACGGGACTCTCCCTTGGCTCCTGATATGTCCACCGCAATTCTAAAACTATCAGAAAACGGGGATTTGCAGCGAATACATGACAAATGGTTGACGATGAGCAGTTGCAGTCAGGATAATACTGAGATTGAATCCAGCCAACTCCACCTTGGAAGCTTTTTGGGTCTCTTTTTAATCAGTGGAGTAGCATGTATTATCGCTCTTTGTTTATATTTCACTCGAATATGTTATCGTTGTCATATGACTTTTAGAACTGAAACTACTTCAAATATTGATGGTAGTACATCCAGCTTGAAACGAATTCGGACACTTATAACCTTGATTGATGAGAAAAAAGACCCttcaaagaaaaggaaaaaaacgaGAGAAATAGGCGATTCATCCTTTGATGATGACAGAGATGAAGAATGCGGAACGAGTGGCAAAAGGAAACAATATCAAGTTTCTGGAGATGAAAATACAGACTAA
- the LOC130798133 gene encoding myosin-binding protein 7-like, whose translation MDKDIVSFPFKSLEQCCDCGGSCSLTVSSSSNGAWIRSVKRKYDEFEKSGRYYIPGLETFPVARVGIENECKLLRETVGSQQATIQELCLELEEERNAASSATNETMSMILRLQNEKAEVLMEARQFKRFAEDKMSHDAQEISALEEVLYQKEQTIQSLTCKVQAYKHRMMSYGLSEFEAEGRKGNYSRNPSFSNDFDSSMCAYPKLRCDMYESQEQLELDDDNVDFEKYPFGEIPGGQDLKNLEYRINQMEGTPHSDQMNADFGSRNVSEKVVIGQSPRRSRHSQRFSTDSSTSLLCLARDMGPDNTMDSPRFGTSFKKLDCVAEELRKTDGASDFEDDMCDRVYTIDSIHHGAPYNNCMEPKAAAKFGDDYLSTPKSIGRGDLGDPDVKKLSLRLRALEADRESMRQTIMSMQTDKAQYMLLREIAQHLCRDMAPASNMPVQKPYIVRSFCFMALFKWILSVFWRKRARQSKYTFELKADNMGLRMLLDKSPRYKLWRCVSKTQVKKAEIAN comes from the exons ATGGATAAGGATATTGTGTCTTTCCCTTTCAAGAGCCTTGAACAATGCTGTGATTGTGGAGGTAGTTGTTCTCTTACTGTGAGCTCTTCCTCAAATGGGGCTTGGATACGTTCTGTTAAGAGGAAATATGATGAATTTGAGAAAAGTGGCCGTTACTATATTCCCGGTCTTGAAACATTTCCTGTTGCACGTGTTGGGATTGAAAATGAATGTAAATTGTTGCGAGAGACAGTGGGCAGCCAACAAGCTACTATTCAGGAGTTATGTTTGGAGTTGGAAGAGGAGAGAAATGCTGCTTCCTCTGCTACTAATGAGACCATGTCCATGATTTTGAGGTTGCAGAATGAGAAGGCAGAGGTCTTGATGGAAGCTCGACAGTTTAAGCGTTTTGCTGAGGATAAAATGTCCCATGATGCTCAAGAGATTTCTGCTTTGGAGGAGGTGCTATATCAAAAAGAACAGACCATCCAGTCCCTAACATGTAAAGTTCAAGCTTATAAGCATAGGATGATGAGCTATGGCCTGTCGGAATTTGAGGCTGAGGGAAGGAAGGGGAATTATAGTCGAAACCCAAGTTTCTCCAATGACTTTGACTCTTCCATGTGTGCTTATCCTAAACTAAGGTGCGATATGTATGAATCTCAAGAGCAACTAGaacttgatgatgataatgtggACTTTGAAAAGTATCCATTCGGTGAGATTCCAGGAGGTCAAGATTTGAAGAATTTGGAATACAGAATCAACCAAATGGAAGGAACTCCTCATAGTGATCAGATGAATGCAGACTTCGGCTCTAGAAATGTTTCAGAGAAGGTTGTCATTGGTCAGTCTCCAAGGCGATCAAGACATTCGCAGAGGTTTTCCACTGATAGCTCTACTTCACTTTTGTGTTTAGCTAGAGATATGGGGCCAGATAATACAATGGATTCCCCTAGGTTTGGTACTAGTTTCAAAAAGTTGGATTGTGTAGCTGAGGAATTGAGAAAAACAGACGGTGCATCTGATTTTGAAGATGACATGTGCGATAGAGTTTATACTATTGATTCTATTCATCATGGGGCACCTTATAATAACTGTATGGAGCCTAAAGCTGCTGCAAAGTTTGGTGATGACTATTTATCTACACCAAAATCAATTGGTCGTGGAGACTTGGGAGATCCTGATGTAAAGAAGCTTTCCTTGAGACTTCGGGCTCTTGAGGCTGATCGAGAATCAATGAGGCAGACAATCATGTCTATGCAGACCGATAAAGCACAATATATGTTACTTAGAGAAATTGCTCAGCATTTGTGCAGAGATATGGCACCTGCAAGTAACATGCCTGTTCAGAAGCCATATATTGTTAGGAGCTTTTGCTTCATGGCATTGTTTAAG TGGATTCTGTCCGTTTTTTGGAGAAAGAGAGCACGTCAAAGCAA GTATACGTTTGAACTAAAGGCTGATAATATGGGTCTACGAATGCTGTTGGATAAAAGTCCACGCTACAAACTCTGGAGATGTGTTTCGAAAACACAAGTTAAAAAAGCTGAGATAGCAAACTAG